One Hordeum vulgare subsp. vulgare chromosome 4H, MorexV3_pseudomolecules_assembly, whole genome shotgun sequence DNA window includes the following coding sequences:
- the LOC123449697 gene encoding pheophorbide a oxygenase, chloroplastic: MPAVAMPTASLTLLSPRHRPSLLLPASRPCSSGLRLRPRRGRGRVGSTRLRVAAPPSVPGEAERAEDPSTSASASPGSPEERFVWRDHWYPVSLVEDLDPRVPTPFQLLNRDLVIWNDPNSGDWVALDDRCPHRLAPLSEGRIDETGGLQCSYHGWSFDGSGACTRIPQAAAEGPEARAVRSPRACATKFPTLLSQGLLFVWPDENGWDKAKATKPPMLPKEFDDPAFSTVTIQRDLFYGYDTLMENVSDPSHIEFAHHKVTGRRDRAKPLPFKMESSGAWGYSGANTGNPRITATFEAPCYALNKIEIDTKLPIVGDQKWVIWICSFNIPMAPGKTRSIVCSARNFFQFTMPGKAWWQLVPRWYEHWTSNLVYDGDMIVLQGQEKVFLSASKESSADVNQQYTKLTFTPTQADRFVLAFRAWLRKFGNSQPDWYGSPTQDALPSTVLSKREMLDRYEQHTLKCSSCRGAHKAFQTLQKVFMGATVVFGVTSGIPADVQLRILLGAGALISAALAYVFYDRQKHFVFVDYVHADID, encoded by the exons ATGCCGGCGGTGGCGATGCCTACCGCCTCCCTCACCCTGCTCTCCCCGCGGCACCGGCCTTCCCTCCTCCTCCCGGCCTCCCGTCCCTGCAGCAGCGGCCTCCGTCTCCGTCCAcgccgcggccgcggccgcgtCGGGAGCACCCGCCTCCGCGTGGCCGCCCCGCCGTCCGTCCCCGGCGAGGCGGAGCGGGCGGAGGACCCGAGCACGAGCGCGAGCGCGTCGCCGGGGTCGCCAGAGGAGCGGTTCGTGTGGCGGGACCACTGGTACCCCGTCTCCCTCGTCGAGGACCTGGACCCGCGCGTGCCCACCCCGTTCCAGCTCCTCAACCGCGACCTCGTCATCTGGAACGACCCCAACTCCGGCGACTGGGTCGCGCTCGACGACCGCTGCCCCCACCGCCTCGCCCCGCTCTCG GAGGGGCGGATCGACGAGACGGGCGGCCTGCAGTGCTCCTACCACGGCTGGTCCTTCGACGGCTCCGGCGCCTGCACCAGGATCCCGCAGGCCGCGGCCGAGGGGCCCGAGGCACGCGCGGTGCGCTCGCCCAGGGCCTGCGCCACCAAGTTCCCCACGCTCCTCTCCCAGGGCCTGCTCTTCGTCTGGCCCGACGAGAACGGCTGGGACAAGGCCAAGGCGACCAAACCTCCAAT GTTGCCGAAAGAGTTCGATGACCCGGCCTTCTCCACGGTGACGATCCAGAGGGACCTCTTCTATGGGTATGACACCTTGATGGAGAACGTCTCTGATCCCTCGCACATAGAATTTGCTCACCACAAG GTCACTGGGCGAAGAGATAGAGCCAAGCCTTTGCCGTTCAAAATGGAATCAAGCGGCGCATGGGGATATTCAGGGGCAAATACCGGTAACCCTCGCATCACTGCAACTTTCGAGGCCCCTTGCTATGCACTGAACAA GATAGAGATCGACACTAAATTACCCATTGTGGGAGATCAGAAATGGGTGATATGGATTTGCTCCTTCAACATTCCCATGGCCCCAGGGAAAACTCGTTCGATTGTCTGCAGCGCTCGAAACTTTTTCCAGTTTACCATGCCAGGAAAGGCATGGTGGCAG CTTGTCCCTCGATGGTACGAACACTGGACCTCGAATTTGGTCTACGATGGTGATATGATCGTGCTTCAAGGCCAAGAGAAGGTTTTCCTGTCTGCATCCAAGGAGTCGTCTGCAGATGTTAATCAGCAGTACACAAAGCTCACATTCACGCCCACACAGGCCGACCGATTTGTCTTGGCATTCCGGGCATGGCTAAGGAAATTCGGCAATAGCCAGCCTGACTGGTACGGAAGCCCTACCCAAGATGCATTGCCTTCTACGGTCCTTTCAAAGCGAGAG ATGCTGGACAGATACGAGCAGCACACGCTCAAATGCTCGTCCTGCAGAGGAGCGCACAAGGCCTTCCAGACTCTGCAGAAGGTGTTCATGGGGGCGACGGTGGTGTTcggcgtgacatccgggatccctGCGGATGTTCAGCTCAGGATATTGCTCGGCGCCGGCGCTCTGATCAGCGCTGCTCTGGCCTATGTCTTCTACGACCGCCAGAAGCATTTCGTGTTTGTAGACTACGTGCACGCTGACATTGATtga